A stretch of Ectothiorhodospiraceae bacterium BW-2 DNA encodes these proteins:
- a CDS encoding Rpn family recombination-promoting nuclease/putative transposase has translation MPDRYINLFTDFGFKKIFGEEASKPNLISFLNTLLPEKHHIIDLSFSKNEQSGSTVLDRKAIFDLSCVSQNGDYFIVELQKAKQNFFKDRSLYYATFPIQQQAQRGEWNFKLAAVYSIGILDFIFDEDKQDKNEKHRVIHQVQLKDQANKLFYDKLTFIYLTLPNFKKSIDELETLQEKWFYLFRHLHELDNIPQKLQETVFEQLFEQAQIARFEPQEREAYESSLKYYRDLKNVIDTAHDEGRTEGRVEGKVEGKYEKAVEVAQKLIPIMKDDIQIASISRLTIEEVIALRESTQKT, from the coding sequence ATGCCCGACCGTTACATTAACCTCTTCACCGACTTCGGCTTCAAAAAAATTTTTGGTGAAGAGGCAAGCAAGCCAAACCTAATTAGCTTTCTAAATACGCTCTTGCCGGAAAAGCACCATATTATCGACCTCAGTTTTAGCAAAAATGAGCAGTCGGGTTCGACGGTATTAGATCGCAAAGCGATTTTTGACCTAAGCTGTGTCAGCCAAAATGGCGACTACTTTATTGTCGAATTACAAAAAGCGAAGCAAAACTTCTTTAAAGATCGCAGCCTCTACTATGCGACTTTTCCGATCCAACAACAGGCGCAAAGAGGGGAGTGGAACTTTAAATTAGCGGCGGTCTATAGTATCGGTATTCTCGATTTTATTTTTGATGAAGATAAACAAGATAAGAACGAGAAGCATCGGGTGATTCATCAGGTACAGCTAAAAGATCAAGCGAACAAACTGTTTTACGATAAACTAACCTTTATCTATTTAACCCTACCGAACTTTAAAAAGAGTATTGATGAACTAGAAACGCTGCAAGAGAAGTGGTTCTATCTATTTCGGCATCTGCATGAGTTAGATAATATTCCGCAAAAGCTACAAGAGACTGTTTTTGAGCAGTTATTTGAACAAGCGCAAATCGCCCGCTTTGAACCACAAGAGCGTGAAGCGTATGAGAGCAGCCTGAAGTACTATCGTGATTTAAAAAATGTCATCGATACCGCTCATGATGAAGGTAGAACTGAGGGTAGAGTTGAGGGTAAAGTAGAAGGCAAATACGAGAAGGCAGTAGAGGTTGCGCAAAAATTGATACCGATAATGAAAGATGACATACAGATAGCTAGCATTAGTAGACTGACCATCGAAGAAGTCATTGCACTAAGAGAGTCAACCCAAAAAACATAG
- a CDS encoding MBL fold metallo-hydrolase, which translates to MYTIHHHGAINGVTGSCHQLRLQDGRSLLIDCGLFQGAEAADSGAAADRLAIEFPLDDIQALIVTHTHIDHVGRIPYLLAAGFNQPIYCSHATAKLLPLVLEDALKVGVTRNERLIKQAIGKIEALIVPLGYKQWHTIAKGWQIKLHPAGHILGSAYVEIKLSDGLAPNSADGRWHILFSGDLGAPYTPLLPAPKSPWRADDVILESTYGDRTHSGRAARVKQLRSIVERAMRDRGTVIIPAFSIGRTQELLYEFESILHRYGQQPVADGIDWSELDIIIDSPLAAKMTRAYRELRDEWDAEAKQRLARGRHPLAFDTLLTVEEHAAHLRIIDYLKRSGRPAIVIAASGMCAGGRVVNYLKALLDDSRTDILFVGYQAAGTPGQIIQKYGPRGGYVDLDGQRITIRAQIHTLSGYSAHADQNDLLKFVKRIRKGPQRIRLVHGDATAKRTLAKKLSETMQGVVVE; encoded by the coding sequence ATGTACACCATCCATCACCACGGCGCCATCAACGGCGTCACCGGCTCCTGCCACCAACTCAGGCTGCAAGATGGTCGCTCGCTGCTAATCGACTGTGGCCTGTTTCAGGGTGCGGAAGCCGCCGACAGCGGGGCCGCGGCCGATCGTCTCGCTATCGAGTTCCCGCTTGACGACATTCAGGCACTTATCGTTACCCACACCCACATCGACCATGTCGGCCGCATCCCCTACCTGCTCGCCGCCGGATTCAACCAGCCGATCTACTGCAGCCACGCGACGGCCAAACTGCTGCCGTTGGTGCTCGAAGATGCGCTTAAGGTCGGTGTCACCCGCAACGAACGCCTTATCAAACAGGCAATCGGTAAAATTGAGGCGCTGATTGTCCCGCTCGGCTATAAACAGTGGCACACCATAGCGAAAGGGTGGCAGATTAAACTCCATCCTGCCGGCCATATCCTCGGTTCGGCCTATGTTGAAATAAAACTCAGCGACGGTCTAGCTCCTAACAGCGCCGATGGCCGTTGGCATATCCTCTTCAGCGGCGACCTTGGCGCACCTTATACCCCGTTGCTACCGGCACCGAAATCGCCATGGCGTGCTGATGATGTTATTCTCGAATCGACCTATGGCGATCGCACCCACAGTGGCCGTGCCGCACGAGTTAAACAGCTGCGCAGCATCGTTGAACGGGCGATGCGCGACCGGGGCACGGTGATTATTCCCGCCTTTAGCATCGGTCGCACCCAAGAGCTACTCTACGAATTTGAGTCGATTCTCCATCGCTATGGTCAACAGCCCGTCGCCGACGGTATCGACTGGAGCGAACTCGACATCATCATTGATTCGCCCTTGGCGGCAAAGATGACCCGCGCCTACCGTGAACTGCGTGACGAATGGGATGCTGAAGCCAAGCAGCGCCTCGCTCGTGGCCGCCACCCGCTCGCCTTCGACACCCTGCTCACCGTCGAAGAGCACGCTGCCCACCTGCGCATTATCGACTACCTCAAACGCAGCGGCCGCCCCGCCATCGTTATCGCCGCTAGTGGTATGTGTGCCGGTGGGCGCGTGGTGAACTACCTCAAGGCACTGCTCGATGATAGCCGCACCGACATCCTCTTCGTCGGCTACCAAGCTGCTGGTACGCCCGGCCAAATCATTCAAAAATATGGCCCCCGTGGCGGCTATGTCGACCTCGACGGTCAGCGCATTACCATTCGGGCACAAATTCACACCCTCAGCGGTTACTCGGCTCATGCCGATCAAAACGATCTGCTCAAATTCGTCAAACGCATTCGTAAGGGGCCGCAACGGATACGCCTCGTACACGGCGATGCAACCGCCAAGCGCACCCTCGCAAAAAAGCTAAGCGAAACAATGCAGGGAGTGGTGGTAGAGTAG
- a CDS encoding DUF1902 domain-containing protein, giving the protein MEHIVNIHIEALDDGVGYLATSDEIQGLVAQGQTVEETLTIARDVVKQLLQAQAERNSQLPLRKISSSFDYPLLIGG; this is encoded by the coding sequence GTGGAACATATCGTCAATATTCATATTGAGGCTTTGGATGACGGAGTCGGTTATTTAGCTACTTCAGATGAGATACAGGGTTTAGTTGCACAGGGACAAACCGTGGAGGAGACTTTAACTATTGCGCGTGATGTCGTTAAACAGTTATTGCAAGCCCAAGCAGAGCGGAATAGTCAGCTACCATTGCGAAAGATAAGCAGTTCTTTTGATTACCCGCTGTTGATTGGTGGATAG
- a CDS encoding winged helix-turn-helix transcriptional regulator, with translation MANRQHLRQEDNHFRLLRLLEQNPTLTQRELAEQIGMSLDGVNYCLNALIDKGFVKMDNFQQQFRVTAKPASLHSLAFLATITPPLLNISLLKSQLFQIVQQC, from the coding sequence ATGGCCAATCGTCAGCATCTTCGTCAGGAAGATAACCATTTTCGTCTGTTGCGCCTGTTAGAGCAGAACCCGACCCTAACCCAGCGCGAGTTAGCTGAACAGATTGGTATGAGTCTCGACGGGGTTAACTACTGTCTTAATGCCCTTATCGATAAGGGTTTTGTCAAGATGGATAACTTTCAGCAGCAATTCAGAGTCACCGCCAAACCAGCATCACTACATAGCCTCGCTTTCTTGGCGACAATAACACCCCCTCTTCTCAACATTTCCTTGTTGAAAAGTCAGCTATTTCAAATTGTACAGCAGTGTTGA
- the gmd gene encoding GDP-mannose 4,6-dehydratase: protein MTKKALITGITGQDGSYLAEFLLEKGYEVHGIKRRASSFNTQRVDHIYQDPHEPNPKLKLHYGDLSDTSNLTRILSEVQPDEVYNLAAQSHVAVSFESPEYTADVTGLGTLRLLESIRFLGLEQKTRFYQASTSELFGLVQEVPQRETTPFYPRSPYAVAKLYSYWITVNYREAYGMYACNGILFNHESPRRGETFVTRKITRSLANIAQGLEKKLYLGNMNALRDWGHAKDYVRMQWMMLQQDQPQDFVIATGVQYSVRQFVEMSAQQLGITLAFTGECVNEIATVTAIAGDNAPALKVGDTIVAVDPRYFRPTEVETLLGDPAKANSELGWVPEITLQQMVEEMVAYDLDQAKRHALLKHHGYEVAVTKE from the coding sequence ATGACCAAAAAAGCATTAATCACCGGCATCACCGGTCAAGACGGCTCCTATCTCGCCGAATTTCTACTCGAAAAAGGCTACGAAGTCCACGGCATCAAGCGCCGCGCTTCCAGCTTTAATACCCAACGGGTCGATCACATCTACCAAGACCCGCACGAACCGAATCCGAAGCTGAAACTGCACTACGGCGACCTCTCCGATACCTCTAATCTCACCCGCATCCTTAGCGAAGTGCAACCGGACGAAGTCTATAATCTTGCGGCGCAGTCGCATGTAGCGGTATCGTTCGAATCACCGGAATACACCGCTGATGTCACTGGATTAGGCACGCTGCGCCTGCTGGAGTCGATTCGCTTTTTAGGGTTAGAGCAGAAGACCCGTTTTTATCAAGCAAGCACTTCAGAGCTGTTTGGTTTAGTACAAGAGGTACCCCAGCGCGAGACCACGCCATTCTATCCGCGTAGTCCTTATGCCGTAGCAAAGCTCTATAGCTACTGGATAACGGTTAACTATCGCGAAGCCTACGGCATGTACGCCTGCAACGGTATTCTGTTTAACCACGAATCGCCACGCAGGGGTGAGACCTTTGTTACCCGTAAAATTACCCGCAGCCTCGCCAATATTGCCCAAGGGTTAGAGAAGAAGCTCTATCTGGGCAATATGAATGCCCTGCGCGACTGGGGACATGCGAAAGATTATGTGCGCATGCAGTGGATGATGTTACAGCAGGATCAGCCGCAAGATTTTGTGATTGCCACCGGAGTGCAGTACTCAGTACGCCAATTTGTCGAAATGAGTGCGCAACAGCTGGGGATTACCTTGGCGTTTACGGGTGAATGTGTGAACGAAATCGCGACCGTCACTGCGATTGCGGGAGATAATGCCCCGGCATTAAAAGTGGGCGATACCATTGTTGCGGTCGATCCGCGCTACTTCCGTCCGACTGAAGTCGAGACCCTGCTCGGCGATCCGGCTAAGGCTAACTCGGAACTCGGTTGGGTGCCGGAAATTACGCTACAGCAGATGGTGGAGGAGATGGTGGCGTATGATTTGGATCAGGCCAAACGTCATGCGCTATTAAAGCATCATGGTTATGAAGTGGCGGTAACTAAGGAGTGA
- a CDS encoding DUF1640 domain-containing protein gives MSTLTFDTHQFVKKLQAVGFSEEQAELFASEQKRLIEEQLVSKEHFDMKLKELEYSLTIKLGLMLAASMALIVGILKIA, from the coding sequence ATGAGTACACTAACTTTTGATACGCATCAGTTTGTAAAAAAGTTACAGGCGGTTGGCTTTTCAGAAGAACAGGCTGAGCTCTTTGCATCAGAACAGAAAAGACTTATTGAAGAGCAGTTAGTTAGTAAAGAACACTTTGATATGAAACTCAAAGAGTTGGAGTATTCGTTAACGATTAAGTTAGGATTAATGTTGGCTGCCTCAATGGCACTTATTGTGGGTATTCTGAAAATAGCATGA